A genomic segment from Saimiri boliviensis isolate mSaiBol1 chromosome 14, mSaiBol1.pri, whole genome shotgun sequence encodes:
- the ZBTB7A gene encoding zinc finger and BTB domain-containing protein 7A codes for MAGGVDGPIGIPFPDHSSDILSGLNEQRTQGLLCDVVILVEGREFPTHRSVLAACSQYFKKLFTSGAVVDQQNVYEIDFVSAEALTALMDFAYTATLTVSTANVGDILSAARLLEIPAVSHVCADLLDRQILAADAGADAGQLDLVDQIDQRNLLRAKEYLEFFQSNPMNSLPPAAAAAATSFPWSAFGASDDDLDAAKEAVAAAVAAVAAGDCNGLDFYGPGPPAERPPTADGDEGDSNPGLWPERDEDAPTGGLFPPPAAPPAATQNGHYGRGGEEEAASLSEAAPEPGDSPGFLSGAAEGEDGDGPDVDGLAASTLLQQMMSSVGRAGTAAGDSDEESRADDKGVMDYYLKYFSNAHDGDVYPAWSQKVEKKIRAKAFQKCPICEKVIQGAGKLPRHIRTHTGEKPYECNICKVRFTRQDKLKVHMRKHTGEKPYLCQQCGAAFAHNYDLKNHMRVHTGLRPYQCDSCCKTFVRSDHLHRHLKKDGCNGVPSRRGRKPRVRGGGPDPSPGATATPGAPAQPGSPDARRNGQEKHFKDEDEDEDVASPDGLGRLNVAGAGGGGDSGGGPGAATDGNFTAGLV; via the exons ATGGCCGGCGGCGTGGACGGCCCCATCGGGATCCCGTTCCCCGACCACAGCAGCGACATCCTGAGTGGGCTTAACGAGCAGCGGACGCAGGGCCTGCTGTGCGACGTGGTGATCCTGGTGGAGGGCCGCGAATTCCCCACGCACCGCTCGGTGCTGGCTGCCTGCAGCCAGTACTTCAAGAAGCTGTTCACGTCGGGCGCCGTGGTGGACCAGCAGAACGTGTACGAGATCGACTTCGTCAGCGCCGAGGCGCTCACCGCGCTCATGGACTTCGCCTACACAGCCACGCTCACCGTCAGCACGGCCAACGTGGGTGACATCCTCAGCGCCGCCCGCCTGCTGGAGATCCCCGCCGTGAGCCACGTGTGCGCCGACCTCCTGGACCGGCAGATCCTGGCGGCCGACGCGGGCGCCGACGCCGGGCAGCTGGACCTTGTAGATCAAATTGATCAGCGCAACCTCCTCCGTGCCAAGGAGTACCTCGAGTTCTTCCAGAGCAACCCCATGAACAGCCtgccccccgccgccgccgccgccgccaccagCTTCCCATGGTCTGCCTTTGGGGCGTCTGACGATGACCTGGATGCCGCCAAGGAGGCCGTGGCCGCCGCGGTGGCCGCGGTGGCCGCGGGCGACTGCAACGGGCTAGACTTCTATGGGCCGGGCCCCCCTGCCGAGCGGCCCCCGACGGCGGACGGGGACGAGGGAGACAGCAACCCGGGTCTGTGGCCGGAGCGGGATGAGGATGCGCCCACCGGGGGTCTCTTTCCGCCACCCGCGGCCCCGCCAGCCGCCACGCAGAATGGCCACTACGGCCGGGGCGGAGAGGAGGAGGCCGCCTCGCTGTCGGAGGCGGCCCCCGAGCCGGGCGACTCCCCGGGCTTCCTGTCGGGAGCGGCCGAGGGCGAGGACGGGGACGGCCCCGACGTGGACGGGCTGGCGGCCAGCACTCTGCTGCAGCAGATGATGTCGTCGGTGGGCCGGGCGGGGACCGCGGCTGGGGACAGCGACGAGGAGTCGCGGGCCGACGACAAGGGTGTCATGGACTACTACCTGAAGTACTTCAGCAACGCCCACGACGGCGACGTCTACCCAGCCTGGTCGCAGAAGGTGGAGAAGAAGATCCGAGCCAAGGCCTTCCAGAAGTGCCCCATCTGCGAGAAGGTCATCCAGGGCGCCGGCAAGCTGCCGCGACACATCCGCACCCACACGGGCGAGAAGCCCTACGAGTGCAACATCTGCAAGGTCCGCTTCACCAG GCAGGACAAGCTGAAGGTGCATATGCGGAAGCACACGGGCGAGAAGCCCTACCTGTGCCAGCAGTGCGGCGCCGCCTTCGCGCACAACTACGACCTGAAGAACCACATGCGCGTGCACACGGGCCTGCGCCCCTACCAGTGCGACAGCTGCTGCAAGACCTTCGTCCGCTCCGACCACCTGCACAGACACCTCAAGAAAGACGGCTGCAACGGCGTCCCCTCGCGCCGCGGCCGCAAGCCCCGCGTCCGGGGCGGGGGGCCCGACCCCAGCCCGGGGGCCACCGCCACCCCCGGCGCCCCCGCCCAGCCCGGCTCCCCCGACGCCCGGCGCAACGGCCAGGAGAAGCACTTTAAGGACGAGGACGAGGACGAGGACGTGGCCAGCCCCGACGGCTTGGGCCGGTTGAATGTAGCGGGCGCCGGCGGAGGAGGTGACAGCGGCGGTGGGCCCGGGGCGGCCACCGACGGTAACTTCACAGCCGGACTCGTCTaa